The following proteins are co-located in the Micromonospora viridifaciens genome:
- a CDS encoding enoyl-CoA hydratase/isomerase family protein: protein MADGTTVVVRRAGQVAELMLDRPAARNALNTVMAEEIASACAELAEDRSVRAVVVASSSPKAFCVGADLKERSGFSDADLLRQRQVFRAAFGGVRALPMPVVAAVHGYALGGGFELALSCDLIVADETAVLGLPEVRVGLVPGGGGTQLLSRRVGLARASDLIFTGRQVRIDEAERLGLVDRRVPAGQALPGAHQLADEIAANSPVGLRNAKRALTYGADLPVAAGLEVEDSAWHATAFSGDRREGIAAFTEKRAPRWPGH, encoded by the coding sequence ATGGCTGACGGCACAACCGTGGTGGTACGTCGCGCGGGTCAGGTGGCCGAGCTGATGCTCGACCGGCCGGCGGCGCGCAACGCGCTCAACACCGTCATGGCCGAGGAGATCGCATCCGCCTGTGCCGAATTGGCGGAGGACCGCAGCGTCCGAGCCGTCGTGGTGGCTTCCTCGAGCCCGAAGGCGTTCTGTGTCGGCGCGGACCTGAAGGAGCGCAGCGGGTTCAGCGACGCCGACCTCCTGCGGCAACGGCAGGTCTTTCGCGCCGCGTTCGGCGGGGTGCGCGCGCTACCGATGCCGGTCGTGGCCGCCGTGCACGGGTACGCCCTGGGTGGCGGTTTCGAGTTGGCCCTGTCCTGCGACCTGATCGTCGCTGACGAGACAGCCGTTCTCGGCCTGCCCGAGGTACGGGTCGGCCTCGTCCCCGGCGGCGGTGGCACCCAACTCCTCAGTCGCCGGGTCGGTTTGGCCCGCGCGAGCGACCTCATCTTCACCGGTCGCCAGGTACGCATCGACGAGGCCGAACGCCTCGGGCTGGTCGACCGGCGGGTGCCGGCCGGGCAGGCCCTGCCCGGCGCACACCAACTGGCCGACGAGATCGCCGCCAACTCGCCGGTCGGACTGCGCAACGCCAAGCGGGCACTGACCTACGGTGCCGACCTGCCGGTCGCCGCCGGGCTTGAGGTCGAGGACTCGGCCTGGCACGCGACGGCGTTCTCCGGCGACCGGCGGGAGGGCATCGCCGCCTTCACCGAGAAGCGGGCACCCCGCTGGCCCGGCCACTGA
- a CDS encoding YceI family protein: protein MKTNELNIPGYTVGTWSINAAHSYVGFVVRHLMVSKVRGRFTQVSGEIITAEDPRLSSVSASIDLASIDTGNEARDEHVRSADFLDVASHPVMSFVSTAVREVDGEFFLDGALTIRGVTRPVTLAVDVPAFVTTNQGARKAGFSATAEINRSDFGVSYNGPVPGGGMAISEKVQIELEIQADLRS, encoded by the coding sequence GTGAAAACCAACGAGTTGAACATTCCGGGCTACACGGTCGGCACCTGGTCCATCAACGCCGCCCACTCCTACGTCGGCTTCGTCGTCCGCCACCTCATGGTGAGCAAGGTGCGCGGCCGCTTCACCCAGGTCAGCGGAGAGATCATCACGGCGGAAGACCCGAGGTTGTCGTCGGTGAGCGCGTCGATCGACCTCGCCTCGATCGACACCGGCAACGAAGCACGCGACGAGCACGTGCGTTCGGCGGACTTCCTCGACGTGGCGAGCCACCCCGTCATGAGCTTCGTCTCCACCGCCGTACGTGAGGTCGACGGCGAGTTCTTTCTCGACGGTGCCCTGACGATCCGTGGTGTCACCAGGCCGGTCACCCTCGCGGTCGACGTCCCGGCCTTCGTGACCACCAACCAGGGCGCCAGGAAAGCCGGCTTCTCCGCCACGGCGGAGATCAATCGTTCGGACTTCGGTGTCAGCTACAACGGGCCCGTTCCGGGCGGCGGGATGGCCATCAGCGAGAAGGTCCAGATCGAGTTGGAGATCCAGGCAGACCTGCGGTCCTGA